The following are encoded in a window of Rhizobium sp. 11515TR genomic DNA:
- a CDS encoding cupin domain-containing protein translates to MCGDHEHEHQHGQDHSQQQVDWREHGVKIIPGNALDPNTAQTPGMNRATAINQARAGAEKIWAGTVTIHANAKTGAHHHGDLESIIYVVKGRARMRWGENLEFVAEAGPGDFIFVPPYVPHQEINASRDETLECVLVRSGQEPVVVNLDIEPVEKPEEVLWKDPIHR, encoded by the coding sequence ATGTGCGGCGATCATGAACACGAGCATCAACACGGGCAAGATCATAGCCAGCAACAGGTCGATTGGCGTGAACATGGCGTCAAGATCATTCCGGGCAATGCCCTCGACCCGAATACGGCACAGACACCGGGCATGAACCGGGCAACTGCAATCAATCAAGCCCGCGCAGGCGCCGAAAAGATCTGGGCAGGAACCGTGACGATCCACGCCAATGCCAAGACCGGCGCTCACCATCACGGTGATCTCGAAAGCATCATTTACGTCGTCAAAGGCCGGGCGCGGATGCGCTGGGGCGAGAACCTGGAATTCGTCGCCGAAGCCGGGCCTGGCGATTTCATCTTCGTGCCGCCCTATGTGCCGCATCAGGAGATCAATGCCAGCCGCGACGAAACGCTGGAATGCGTCCTTGTCCGCTCCGGGCAGGAGCCAGTCGTCGTCAATCTGGATATCGAACCGGTCGAAAAGCCGGAAGAGGTCCTCTGGAAGGACCCCATCCATCGCTGA
- the mnmA gene encoding tRNA 2-thiouridine(34) synthase MnmA, with protein MNTLDFDKRPEDTRVVVAMSGGVDSSVVAGILKRQGYDVLGITLQLYDHGAAVHRAGSCCAGQDIDDARRVCETLGIPHYVLDYEKRFRETVINPFAESYVAGETPIPCVACNQTVKFADLLATAKELGADALATGHYIRSRPNPSPEHPHRRALYRPADADRDQSYFLFATTQEQIDYLRFPLGGMPKAETRALAEEMGLVVAKKADSQDICFVPQGKYSDVIAKLKPNAALAGEIVHLDGRVLGQHEGILHYTIGQRRGIGVATGEPLYVVYLDARSRRVIVGPKEALETHRVYLRDVNWLGDEPLEQAASSEGFACFAKVRSTRAPSPAVLHAGASGIYVDLTVGEAGVAPGQACALYSAPGDDARVYGGGFIERSEREPMAEASLKALLASPVAA; from the coding sequence GTGAATACACTGGATTTTGACAAGAGGCCGGAAGATACCCGCGTCGTCGTCGCCATGTCGGGCGGTGTCGACAGCTCCGTCGTTGCCGGCATTTTGAAGCGGCAGGGCTATGATGTGCTCGGCATCACGCTGCAGCTCTATGACCATGGCGCCGCGGTGCATCGCGCCGGCTCCTGTTGCGCCGGCCAGGATATCGACGATGCGCGCCGCGTCTGCGAAACGCTCGGCATCCCGCATTATGTGCTCGACTATGAAAAGCGCTTCCGCGAGACGGTGATCAATCCCTTCGCCGAAAGCTATGTGGCCGGCGAAACACCGATCCCCTGCGTTGCCTGCAACCAGACCGTCAAGTTCGCCGATCTGCTTGCGACGGCCAAGGAACTCGGCGCCGATGCGCTGGCAACCGGCCATTACATCCGCTCGCGCCCCAATCCATCGCCGGAGCATCCGCATCGCCGCGCTCTCTATCGCCCGGCCGATGCCGATCGCGATCAAAGCTATTTCCTCTTTGCCACGACGCAGGAGCAGATCGATTATCTGCGCTTTCCGCTCGGCGGCATGCCAAAGGCCGAAACCCGCGCGCTTGCCGAGGAAATGGGCCTTGTCGTCGCCAAGAAGGCCGATAGCCAGGACATCTGTTTCGTGCCGCAGGGCAAATATTCCGATGTCATCGCCAAGCTGAAGCCGAATGCGGCACTTGCCGGCGAGATCGTCCACCTCGACGGCCGCGTGCTCGGGCAGCACGAGGGCATCCTGCATTATACGATCGGCCAGCGCCGCGGCATCGGTGTGGCCACAGGCGAGCCGCTCTACGTCGTCTATCTCGACGCCCGCTCGCGGCGCGTCATCGTCGGCCCCAAGGAAGCGCTGGAAACGCATCGCGTCTATCTGCGCGATGTCAACTGGCTGGGCGACGAACCGCTGGAGCAGGCCGCTTCCAGCGAGGGCTTTGCCTGTTTCGCCAAGGTCCGCTCGACCCGCGCACCGTCGCCGGCTGTGCTGCATGCCGGTGCCAGTGGCATCTATGTCGATCTTACCGTCGGCGAAGCCGGCGTGGCTCCCGGCCAGGCTTGCGCGCTCTATTCAGCACCCGGCGACGACGCGCGCGTCTACGGCGGCGGCTTCATCGAACGCTCGGAGCGTGAGCCGATGGCGGAAGCTTCCTTGAAGGCGCTGCTGGCAAGCCCGGTCGCTGCTTGA
- a CDS encoding DUF6074 family protein: MSLLPFPADRRTSDVRRCATALQQLQGEAANRFWRSEMAIFANALREQGVEDDEISRQAGLFMHAVQMELQLAYAEEELNASA; encoded by the coding sequence ATGTCGCTTCTACCATTCCCTGCCGACAGGCGTACCAGTGATGTCAGGCGGTGTGCCACAGCCCTTCAGCAGCTACAAGGCGAGGCGGCAAACCGCTTCTGGCGTTCGGAAATGGCAATCTTTGCCAACGCCTTGCGCGAACAGGGAGTGGAAGACGACGAAATCTCGCGGCAAGCTGGCCTCTTCATGCATGCGGTCCAGATGGAACTGCAGCTTGCCTATGCCGAAGAGGAACTGAACGCCTCGGCCTAA
- a CDS encoding DUF982 domain-containing protein: MPEAIRSPKEAHNHLLFRWPTIRGEKYDSARSLCLEAETDPFLCEYARKVFIEACVEASVLD, from the coding sequence ATGCCGGAAGCAATCCGAAGCCCGAAGGAAGCCCACAATCACCTCCTTTTCCGCTGGCCAACCATCAGAGGCGAAAAATACGATTCGGCCAGAAGCCTCTGCCTCGAAGCCGAGACCGACCCGTTTCTGTGCGAATACGCCAGAAAAGTGTTCATCGAGGCCTGCGTTGAAGCCAGCGTACTCGACTAG
- a CDS encoding methionine ABC transporter ATP-binding protein, with protein sequence MNSFTPATSIDGQAPPEATGDEIVRLVDVRRRFGATPALDGISLTARRGEIVGIIGRSGAGKSTLIRCLNGLERTDSGEIHIEGRDIARLSEKELQPLRRRIGMVFQHFNLLSSRTVEENIALPLKIEGVAKAERLQRARELLELVGLADKAKAYPSALSGGQKQRVGIARALAARPAILLSDEATSALDPETTRSILALLKDINRKLGLTILLITHEMEVIRSIADRVAVIDAGRIVEEGSVWTVFANPQQDITASLLSGARPQLPDHIAAGLSATSGAEAILSVDLAGPAAQGALFAELSAALPRSFRLVHGGIDHIQNQPVARFFVAVPTRDTTLPTQVSDFLKARSARVEVLGYDN encoded by the coding sequence ATGAATTCTTTCACCCCAGCCACATCGATCGACGGACAGGCGCCGCCTGAAGCGACAGGCGACGAGATCGTTCGCCTGGTTGATGTCCGCCGCCGGTTCGGCGCGACGCCGGCGCTGGATGGCATATCGCTGACCGCACGCCGCGGCGAAATCGTCGGCATCATCGGCCGCAGCGGCGCCGGCAAATCGACGCTGATCCGCTGCCTGAACGGGCTGGAGCGCACCGATAGCGGCGAAATTCACATCGAGGGCCGCGACATCGCCCGCCTTTCGGAGAAGGAATTGCAGCCACTGCGTCGTCGCATCGGCATGGTCTTCCAGCACTTCAATCTGCTGTCCTCAAGAACGGTAGAGGAAAACATCGCACTACCGCTGAAGATCGAAGGCGTCGCCAAGGCGGAACGATTACAGCGTGCCCGCGAACTGCTCGAACTCGTCGGCCTTGCCGACAAGGCCAAGGCCTACCCGTCCGCCCTGTCCGGCGGCCAGAAACAACGCGTCGGCATTGCCCGCGCCCTTGCCGCCCGGCCCGCAATTCTCCTGTCGGACGAAGCGACATCGGCGCTCGATCCGGAAACCACCCGATCCATTCTGGCATTGTTGAAGGACATCAACCGCAAGCTCGGCCTAACAATCCTGCTCATCACCCATGAGATGGAAGTGATCCGCTCGATTGCCGATCGCGTCGCGGTCATCGATGCCGGCCGGATCGTCGAAGAGGGCTCGGTATGGACGGTTTTCGCCAATCCCCAGCAGGACATTACCGCCAGCCTGCTCAGCGGTGCGCGTCCACAGCTTCCAGACCATATCGCCGCCGGCCTTTCCGCGACATCGGGTGCCGAAGCCATCCTCAGCGTCGATCTTGCTGGCCCAGCCGCACAGGGCGCGCTTTTTGCCGAACTTTCGGCCGCTCTTCCCCGCTCCTTCCGGCTGGTCCATGGCGGCATTGACCATATCCAGAACCAGCCCGTCGCCCGCTTCTTCGTCGCGGTGCCGACGCGCGACACGACCTTGCCGACCCAAGTCAGTGATTTCTTGAAAGCCCGCTCCGCACGGGTGGAGGTTCTAGGCTATGACAACTGA
- a CDS encoding DNA-3-methyladenine glycosylase I — MGSFAEIRKRAEKRKEGADGLKALMPKAPNHEVLRALPDDRILSEMTRYIFYAGFVRNVIDSKWAGFETAFSGFDPAFLNLAPDDYWHDLTSDARVIRNGAKIMSVRDNAQFIRQLADTYGSAGRFFADWPLEDQIGLLAVLDKQANRLGGMTGQYLLRAIGRDSFVMSHDVLVCLRLSGVPISESKPTKKDLRLIQDQFNAWHAETGLPLTHLSRICAFSIGMPGEEDEA; from the coding sequence ATGGGAAGCTTTGCCGAGATCAGAAAGCGGGCCGAGAAGCGCAAGGAAGGCGCCGACGGGTTAAAGGCGCTGATGCCCAAGGCGCCGAACCATGAGGTGCTGCGTGCTCTGCCCGATGATCGGATCTTGTCGGAGATGACGCGCTACATCTTTTATGCTGGTTTCGTGCGTAACGTCATCGATTCGAAATGGGCTGGTTTCGAAACGGCATTCTCCGGCTTTGACCCCGCCTTTCTCAATCTGGCGCCGGATGATTACTGGCATGATCTGACTTCGGACGCACGGGTCATCCGCAACGGCGCCAAGATCATGTCGGTGCGGGACAATGCGCAGTTCATCCGCCAGCTTGCCGACACGTATGGCAGCGCCGGCCGCTTCTTCGCCGACTGGCCGCTGGAGGATCAGATCGGCCTGCTTGCGGTTCTGGACAAGCAGGCAAACCGGCTCGGCGGCATGACCGGCCAATATCTCCTGCGGGCGATCGGCCGCGACAGCTTCGTCATGAGCCATGACGTTCTCGTCTGTCTGCGGCTTTCCGGCGTGCCGATTTCTGAAAGCAAACCGACGAAGAAAGACCTGCGTCTGATCCAGGATCAGTTCAATGCCTGGCATGCCGAGACGGGTCTGCCGCTCACCCATCTCTCGCGCATCTGCGCTTTCTCCATCGGAATGCCAGGGGAAGAGGACGAGGCCTGA
- a CDS encoding L-fuconate dehydratase, which yields MTRITNLRVFDLRFPTSQSLDGSDAMNPDPDYSAAYVILDTDKPGLAGHGLTFTIGRGNDICCMAIEAMRHLVVGTELAAVLENPGKYWRHLTSDSQLRWIGPEKGAMHLATGAVVNAVWDLLAKEAGKPIWRLVAEMDAEQIADIVDYRYLADVLTRDEAVVILKKAEAGKADRIATLEREGYACYTTSAGWLGYDDAKLRRLCQEAIDAGFNHVKMKVGRDLEDDIRRLTIAREVIGPDRYLMIDANQVWEVNQAIDWVKKLAFAKPFFIEEPTSPDDVAGHRKIRQAIGPVKVATGEMCQNRIMFKQFIAEGAIDIVQIDSCRMGGLNEVLAVLLIAAKYGLPVWPHAGGVGLCEYVQHLSMIDYIAVSGTKDGRVIEYVDHLHEHFIDPCIIRDAAYMPPSLPGFSIEMKPESIAEYTFRG from the coding sequence ATGACGCGCATCACCAATCTTCGCGTTTTCGATTTGCGCTTCCCGACATCGCAGAGCCTCGATGGTTCGGACGCGATGAATCCGGATCCGGACTATTCGGCAGCCTATGTCATCCTCGACACCGACAAGCCGGGCCTTGCCGGCCACGGCCTGACCTTCACCATCGGCCGCGGCAATGACATCTGCTGCATGGCGATCGAGGCAATGCGGCATCTGGTTGTCGGCACGGAACTTGCGGCGGTTCTGGAAAACCCGGGCAAATACTGGCGGCATCTGACCAGCGACAGCCAGCTGCGCTGGATCGGCCCGGAGAAGGGCGCGATGCATCTGGCAACCGGCGCCGTCGTCAATGCCGTCTGGGATCTGCTCGCCAAGGAAGCCGGCAAGCCGATCTGGCGGCTGGTAGCCGAAATGGACGCGGAGCAGATCGCCGATATCGTCGATTATCGTTACCTGGCCGATGTGCTGACCCGCGACGAGGCCGTTGTCATCCTGAAGAAGGCGGAAGCCGGCAAGGCCGACCGTATCGCCACGCTCGAGCGCGAGGGCTATGCCTGCTATACGACATCTGCCGGCTGGCTCGGCTATGACGATGCCAAGCTGCGCCGCCTGTGCCAGGAGGCGATCGATGCCGGCTTCAACCATGTGAAGATGAAGGTCGGCCGCGATCTCGAAGACGATATCCGTCGCCTGACCATCGCCCGCGAAGTGATCGGGCCCGACCGTTATCTCATGATCGACGCCAACCAGGTCTGGGAAGTCAATCAGGCGATCGACTGGGTGAAGAAGCTCGCCTTCGCCAAGCCCTTCTTCATCGAAGAACCCACAAGCCCGGATGATGTTGCGGGACACCGCAAGATCCGCCAGGCCATCGGCCCGGTGAAGGTCGCGACCGGCGAGATGTGCCAGAACCGCATCATGTTCAAGCAGTTCATCGCCGAGGGCGCGATTGATATCGTGCAGATCGATTCCTGCCGTATGGGTGGCTTGAACGAAGTGCTGGCAGTGCTGCTGATCGCCGCCAAGTATGGATTGCCGGTCTGGCCGCATGCTGGCGGTGTCGGGCTTTGCGAATATGTCCAGCACCTGTCGATGATCGACTATATCGCCGTCTCAGGCACCAAGGATGGCCGGGTGATCGAATATGTCGATCACCTGCACGAGCATTTCATCGACCCCTGCATCATCCGTGACGCTGCCTATATGCCGCCGAGCCTGCCGGGCTTCTCGATCGAGATGAAGCCGGAATCGATTGCGGAATATACGTTCAGGGGTTGA
- a CDS encoding PilZ domain-containing protein, translating to MTAFSPEGRVAIRKRTLLGAKIIFNDGHSVFDCLVRNLSDTGAMIQIENPLAAPNAFNLQLSDERLLACAVRWRKINSMGVEFI from the coding sequence ATGACGGCATTCTCACCCGAAGGCCGGGTAGCCATCCGAAAGCGAACGCTTCTCGGCGCGAAAATCATATTTAACGACGGCCACTCGGTCTTTGATTGCCTCGTCCGAAACCTGTCCGATACCGGCGCCATGATCCAGATCGAAAACCCTCTGGCCGCGCCCAACGCCTTCAACCTGCAGCTTTCGGACGAGAGGCTGTTGGCCTGCGCAGTGCGCTGGCGAAAAATCAACAGCATGGGCGTCGAGTTTATATGA
- a CDS encoding hydroxyacid dehydrogenase has translation MTADSRPLAISAPEPRSLELIFTRDALSLLHSKYRLVEADPDNIAGLGDEVLVEARYIIGQPPLSRETLDRMPQLRCILNVESNLINNMPYEVLFERGIHVVTTGLVFAEPVAEIGLGFALSLARGIVDADVDFREGRELWGGDGNAKARLVGGSDIGIVGFGDLGKALNRVLSGFRANIRVFDPWMPPSILREHGVQPAGLDEVLSNSDFVFVVASVTSENRGFLGAEAFAKMREGAAFILLSRADVVDFDALMAAVASGRIVAASDVYPEEPLSLDHPVRKLKGFLRSAHRAGALDGAFKKMGDMVLEDMDLMDRGLPPMRCKRAERETVSRMRSKPVTRN, from the coding sequence ATGACCGCCGATAGCAGACCCTTGGCCATCAGCGCGCCGGAGCCGCGCTCGCTCGAGCTTATCTTCACCAGGGACGCTCTGTCGCTCCTTCATTCGAAATATCGCCTCGTCGAGGCGGACCCGGACAATATCGCCGGACTGGGCGACGAGGTGCTCGTCGAGGCGCGCTACATCATCGGCCAGCCGCCGCTATCGAGGGAAACGCTGGATCGCATGCCACAACTGCGCTGTATCCTGAATGTCGAGAGCAATCTCATCAACAACATGCCCTATGAAGTGCTTTTCGAGCGCGGCATCCACGTCGTGACCACTGGCCTCGTTTTTGCCGAGCCGGTCGCCGAGATCGGCCTTGGGTTTGCTCTGAGCCTGGCGCGCGGGATCGTCGATGCCGATGTCGATTTCCGCGAGGGCAGGGAACTCTGGGGTGGCGATGGCAATGCGAAGGCACGGCTCGTTGGCGGCAGCGATATTGGCATTGTCGGCTTCGGTGATCTCGGCAAGGCGCTGAACCGCGTGCTGTCCGGCTTCCGCGCCAATATCAGGGTCTTCGATCCCTGGATGCCGCCGTCGATCCTCCGGGAACACGGCGTTCAGCCCGCTGGGCTCGATGAGGTGTTATCCAACAGCGATTTCGTCTTCGTGGTCGCATCGGTCACTAGCGAGAACAGGGGTTTTCTCGGGGCAGAGGCTTTTGCGAAAATGCGCGAGGGAGCGGCCTTCATTCTGCTCAGCCGGGCCGATGTCGTCGATTTCGATGCACTGATGGCGGCTGTCGCTTCGGGCCGTATCGTGGCGGCAAGCGATGTCTACCCCGAGGAGCCGCTCAGCCTTGATCATCCAGTACGCAAGCTCAAGGGTTTTCTCCGCTCGGCCCACCGCGCCGGTGCGCTCGACGGCGCCTTCAAGAAGATGGGCGACATGGTGCTGGAGGATATGGATCTAATGGATCGCGGCCTGCCGCCGATGCGCTGCAAGCGTGCCGAGCGGGAGACCGTATCGCGCATGCGCTCGAAGCCGGTGACGCGCAACTGA
- a CDS encoding DUF982 domain-containing protein has translation MNNKDWNYPIMVICKRTGKVYTVANTKEALDMLLNAWPVAEGKAFMMALQVCADVERGQGQPLEARNSFVAAASEAGVPLEMPVIQ, from the coding sequence ATGAACAATAAAGACTGGAATTATCCCATCATGGTCATCTGCAAGCGCACCGGAAAAGTCTATACGGTCGCGAACACGAAGGAGGCTCTGGACATGCTGCTGAACGCATGGCCTGTCGCAGAGGGTAAAGCTTTCATGATGGCTCTACAGGTCTGTGCCGATGTCGAACGAGGCCAGGGACAACCGCTGGAAGCTCGCAACAGCTTTGTCGCTGCAGCATCGGAGGCTGGCGTCCCCCTTGAGATGCCGGTGATTCAGTAA
- a CDS encoding MetQ/NlpA family lipoprotein, whose protein sequence is MTEKLSRGFAALRLSRRAGLAAILASAVAVLGLTANAMPSLAADKTIKVGIMSGEDEDVWRVVVAEAAKKGLKVEPVVFNDYTQPNEALERGEIDANAFQHKPYLDNQIKQHGYHIAIAGYTGIWPIGLYTKKYKTVADLPKGAAIGVPNDPSNEGRALLVLQHEGIIKLKEGTGILATVADIAENPKNVDIKELDAGIVGRSIDDLDAAVVNTDWALKAGLSAKDRIAQEQTENNPYRNFIAVKQGSENEAWVKTLVASYQNDTVKAEFDKVYKGTGQSAY, encoded by the coding sequence ATGACTGAAAAGCTTTCTAGAGGTTTCGCTGCGCTGCGCCTTTCCCGCCGCGCCGGCCTTGCCGCCATCCTCGCTTCCGCTGTCGCCGTCCTCGGCCTGACGGCAAACGCCATGCCGTCTTTGGCTGCAGACAAGACGATCAAGGTCGGCATCATGAGCGGCGAGGACGAGGATGTCTGGCGCGTCGTGGTCGCCGAGGCCGCCAAGAAGGGCCTGAAGGTCGAGCCGGTCGTCTTCAACGATTATACCCAGCCGAACGAAGCACTCGAGCGCGGCGAAATCGACGCCAATGCCTTCCAGCACAAGCCCTACCTCGACAACCAGATCAAGCAGCACGGCTATCACATCGCAATTGCCGGCTACACGGGCATCTGGCCGATCGGCCTCTACACGAAGAAGTACAAGACCGTAGCCGACCTTCCGAAGGGCGCTGCCATCGGGGTGCCGAACGATCCGTCCAACGAAGGCCGCGCACTGCTCGTTCTGCAGCATGAGGGTATCATCAAGCTCAAGGAAGGCACCGGCATCCTCGCCACGGTTGCCGATATCGCTGAAAACCCGAAGAACGTCGACATCAAGGAACTGGATGCCGGCATCGTCGGCCGTTCGATCGACGATCTCGATGCAGCCGTTGTCAACACCGACTGGGCACTGAAAGCAGGGCTCTCGGCGAAAGACCGCATCGCGCAGGAGCAGACCGAAAACAATCCGTACCGCAACTTCATCGCCGTCAAGCAGGGCAGCGAGAATGAAGCCTGGGTCAAGACGCTGGTCGCCTCCTATCAGAACGACACCGTCAAGGCCGAGTTCGACAAAGTCTACAAAGGCACCGGCCAGAGCGCCTATTGA
- a CDS encoding DUF982 domain-containing protein, with protein MGENGGTRRVNSVHQVAELLLEHWPVANGEDYVAAVRICLEAMLGAVPAEAVREALIKAAREAGISVMQ; from the coding sequence ATGGGAGAGAACGGCGGAACCCGCCGCGTCAATTCGGTACATCAGGTTGCAGAGCTGCTGCTGGAACATTGGCCGGTGGCAAATGGCGAAGACTATGTCGCAGCGGTACGGATCTGCCTCGAAGCGATGCTTGGCGCCGTCCCTGCCGAAGCCGTGAGAGAGGCTTTGATCAAGGCTGCCCGAGAAGCAGGCATATCCGTAATGCAATGA
- a CDS encoding CaiB/BaiF CoA transferase family protein, with translation MTLKRDLPLAGLVVVDMSQFLSGPYCSLRLMDLGARVIKIERPGGGDLSRGLYLSDDESGDSTIFHAINRSKESLAVDLKNQRDMSALRKLISKADVLIQNFRPGVIERLGLDYEAANKLNPRLVYCSISGYGEEGPWVARPGQDLLAQSRSGVMWLNGDEGQGPVPFGLAIGDMLAGAAAAQGILAALVRRGVTGAGGLVETSLLEALVDLQVEVLSVHMNNGGKLPERSHVRSAHAYLSAPYGVYPAADGYLAIAMTPISKLADLLGMDELEPYRDDEKSWFTARDEIKALIAARIASRNVDDWLAILEPADIWCAKVLNWPELLGSEGFRFLDMLQTVGREDGVSLRTTRSPIRIDGQRPKFERAAPHVGEHNAALWEEFDLG, from the coding sequence ATGACACTGAAGAGGGACTTGCCGCTGGCCGGACTTGTCGTCGTCGACATGAGCCAGTTTCTGTCGGGTCCCTATTGCTCGCTGCGACTGATGGATCTCGGTGCCAGGGTGATCAAGATCGAGCGTCCCGGTGGCGGCGATCTTTCGCGTGGGCTTTATCTCAGCGACGATGAAAGCGGTGATTCGACGATCTTCCATGCGATCAACCGCTCAAAGGAAAGTCTGGCGGTCGATCTGAAGAACCAGCGCGATATGAGCGCGCTGCGCAAGCTGATCTCCAAGGCCGACGTGCTTATTCAGAACTTTCGCCCCGGCGTGATCGAGCGGCTGGGGCTGGATTACGAGGCCGCAAACAAGCTCAATCCACGCCTCGTCTATTGCTCGATCAGCGGCTACGGCGAAGAGGGACCATGGGTCGCACGGCCGGGGCAGGATCTTCTGGCGCAATCGCGCTCCGGCGTCATGTGGCTGAACGGTGACGAGGGACAGGGGCCGGTGCCTTTTGGTCTCGCGATCGGCGATATGCTCGCGGGTGCGGCTGCCGCCCAGGGCATTCTGGCGGCGCTGGTGCGGCGCGGCGTGACGGGCGCGGGCGGGCTGGTGGAGACCAGCCTGCTGGAAGCTCTGGTCGATCTGCAGGTCGAGGTGCTGAGCGTGCATATGAACAACGGCGGCAAGCTGCCTGAGCGCTCCCATGTTCGCAGCGCCCATGCCTATCTTTCAGCGCCTTATGGCGTCTACCCCGCCGCCGACGGCTATCTCGCGATCGCCATGACGCCGATTTCCAAACTTGCCGATCTGCTCGGGATGGACGAGCTTGAGCCCTATCGCGATGACGAGAAAAGCTGGTTCACGGCACGCGATGAAATCAAGGCGCTGATCGCGGCGCGCATCGCCAGCCGCAACGTTGACGACTGGCTGGCGATCCTGGAACCTGCCGACATCTGGTGCGCAAAAGTGCTGAACTGGCCGGAGCTGCTAGGTAGCGAAGGTTTTCGTTTTCTCGACATGCTGCAGACGGTCGGGCGCGAAGATGGCGTCAGCCTGCGTACCACCCGCTCGCCTATCCGCATCGATGGGCAGCGACCGAAATTCGAGCGTGCGGCCCCGCACGTTGGCGAGCATAATGCGGCACTCTGGGAGGAGTTCGACCTTGGCTGA
- a CDS encoding methionine ABC transporter permease, with protein sequence MTTDVILSLLWRSFWQTIWMTGAAGFLSLIIGLPLGLALVATSRGGIAEQGAINRVLGILVDGFRAVPFIILLIALIPLTRLIVGTALGTTAAIVPLTIAAIPYYARVAEVSLRDVDRGLIDAVRAMGGNRWTIVREVLIPEAMPGIVAGFTVTMVTLIGASAMAGTIGGGGLGDLAIRYGYQRYETSVMIAVVIILIILVWGMQWLGDRLANRLDRR encoded by the coding sequence ATGACAACTGATGTAATCCTCAGTCTGCTTTGGCGCTCCTTCTGGCAAACCATTTGGATGACGGGCGCCGCCGGCTTTCTTTCCCTCATCATCGGCCTGCCGCTCGGCCTTGCTCTCGTCGCTACCAGCCGCGGCGGCATCGCCGAACAGGGCGCGATCAACCGCGTCCTGGGCATCCTGGTCGACGGCTTCCGCGCCGTGCCTTTCATCATTTTACTTATCGCCCTGATCCCGCTGACGCGTCTGATCGTCGGCACGGCGCTCGGCACGACAGCCGCGATCGTGCCGCTGACCATCGCAGCGATCCCCTATTATGCTCGCGTTGCCGAGGTCTCGCTGCGCGATGTCGATCGCGGCCTGATCGACGCCGTGCGCGCCATGGGCGGTAATCGCTGGACTATCGTCCGCGAAGTGCTGATACCGGAAGCGATGCCCGGCATTGTCGCCGGCTTCACCGTGACCATGGTCACACTGATCGGCGCTTCGGCCATGGCCGGCACGATCGGCGGCGGCGGCCTCGGCGACCTTGCCATCCGCTATGGCTATCAACGCTATGAGACGAGCGTCATGATCGCCGTCGTCATCATCCTGATCATTCTGGTCTGGGGCATGCAATGGCTGGGCGATCGCCTCGCCAATCGGCTCGATCGCCGCTAG
- a CDS encoding carboxymuconolactone decarboxylase family protein, with translation MATVKLLDDAEAEAIPAVKAVFDDIRAVRKSDFVNNFWRGLANDPALLKRTWEGLKAVMVADGALDPLVREMIYIAVSTANGCTYCVHSHTAAARAKGMTDAQHGELLAVIGLAGQTNHLVTAMQIPVDPEFEVGGR, from the coding sequence ATGGCGACGGTCAAGTTACTCGATGATGCGGAAGCCGAGGCAATCCCGGCGGTCAAGGCTGTGTTCGACGACATTCGCGCGGTGAGAAAATCCGATTTCGTCAATAATTTCTGGCGCGGCCTTGCCAATGATCCTGCATTGCTTAAACGCACCTGGGAGGGCCTGAAAGCGGTCATGGTGGCGGACGGCGCACTCGACCCGCTCGTGCGCGAGATGATCTACATAGCCGTCTCCACGGCCAACGGCTGCACCTATTGCGTCCATTCGCATACCGCAGCCGCCAGAGCAAAAGGCATGACTGACGCCCAGCACGGGGAACTGCTGGCGGTTATCGGACTAGCCGGACAGACCAATCACCTCGTGACAGCGATGCAAATCCCCGTCGATCCGGAATTCGAGGTCGGCGGCCGATGA